Genomic segment of Candidatus Chlorohelix allophototropha:
CAAATGGGTGGTGAGGTGGCGTTTGCGCAAGTAGCCTGAAAGGCAGCGTTGTAGTATTGGCGAACAAGTAAGGTCGGAAGTACGTTTGGTAGACAGGATTTCAGGCAATAGCCCGTTACCTGCTACCAACGCGCCCAGACGTAAGCCGGGAGCAAGTATTTTGGAAAAACCAAGCAAGTATATAACACGTCCCTCTGCATCGAGCGATTTTAGGGCAAGGGGTGCGGGTTCACGATATGACAGAAACCCGTAAACATCATCTTCTATTAGATAAAAGTCGTAGGTACGCGCCATTTGTAGGATTTGCTGCCGACGCTCTGAACTCAATGAAACCCCGGTGGGATTATGGAAGGTAGGGATGGTATAAACAAGGCACGGGCGATAGGTTTTACATACCTCTTCGAGGCGTTCTAGCATTATGCCATGCTCGTCCACCGGAACACCCACCACGCGCTGTTGGCGTTGCGCCGCCAGTTCGATTACACCGGGGTAGGTTGGTTCTTCCACCACCAACACCTCATCGGGTGTGGCGAGAGTACGCAATACTATATCCATACCTTGCTGCGCACCAGTTGTTATTAGCACTGTATCGGGTGATGTTACAATGCCGCGATCGAGCAGGAGGTGAGCAATTTCTTCCCGCAATTCGGGTTCACCCTGTGCCGGACCATACATAAAGGCTGAAATATCTCTGGCAGCCTGTTTTAATTGGCGTTGTAGTTCGGGCAGGGGAATCGCGTTTCCTTCCGGTATCGCCGAAACCATCGAAATCAGGTCGGGATGGTCAGCCAGCCGTAGCATATCGGCGAAAAGGGTCTGACTGAACCATTGGGGCGGTGGTTGAGCACCCTCCCGCAATTTAAGAGGTGCTGTCAGAGCTACGGGTGGCTTTTCCGCCACAAAAGAGCCACGCCCCACAAAAGATTCTACCAGCCCAAGCGCTTGCAGTTCGTTAAAGGCGGTTTGCACCGTCAGTCGGGTTATGCCATGTTCTGCCGCAAGTTGCCTGACGGTGGGCAAACGTGTACCCGGTGAGAGCGCACCACTGCGAATGTATTCCCTGATTTGTTCAGCCAATTGTCGGTACAATGGCAACTCTGAAGCGCGTTCTAGAACCAGTTTCATTATTATCACAATTCTCGGCTATTTTATTACCTACACTACTATAGAAAATGATAGCCGAATTGTATAGAGACAAACCATTTACTTTGACTAGGACAATGGCGCATTATACTGTGCCTATTGTAATACACGGCGTATTGGTATCATAGCGGAAAGGGCACTTGCTGCCGCTGCGCTCATTAATAAGGCACTCAACCACAATGCAACCAATTGACTCCACACTGCCGTGTTTTCCAATAATTGCATTTCCAGAGCAATGCACGGAAGCCCAGCTAGCAGTAGTAAAAAACCGCTCAAAAGTAGATGGTGACGCGCCAGTAACGCACTTGTGAAGGCAATTGCTACCGGTATTAGCTCTACAATCAGTAGCACGCTAAAGCTATTCCAATTGATTTGTTCTGGGTTAGCAGCGATAAAGCTATCCACAAGTTCGTAACACGAGGCTAGCAATAATACTAGAAGCAGTAAACTACTCATGAGGCTGAGATAGTAAACCACCAATTTAAGTCTTTCCATTTGATGCCCTCCTTATAGCTCAAGACAACATTTTAGAAAGATTCACATGGATGGGATATCCCTTCATTAATTATAGTGATTTTAGGTCAATATTATGGTAAATAATGCATATTCAGACGGCGGTATTAAAAAAACCGAATGAGGAATTTTTACGATAGTTATTTAGGCAACAAAACTTTCGGCTATTCCTGGTTTATAATTAAAATGTATTGGACTATCAAATTACCCGGTCTCAATTATTTACA
This window contains:
- a CDS encoding PLP-dependent aminotransferase family protein, which encodes MKLVLERASELPLYRQLAEQIREYIRSGALSPGTRLPTVRQLAAEHGITRLTVQTAFNELQALGLVESFVGRGSFVAEKPPVALTAPLKLREGAQPPPQWFSQTLFADMLRLADHPDLISMVSAIPEGNAIPLPELQRQLKQAARDISAFMYGPAQGEPELREEIAHLLLDRGIVTSPDTVLITTGAQQGMDIVLRTLATPDEVLVVEEPTYPGVIELAAQRQQRVVGVPVDEHGIMLERLEEVCKTYRPCLVYTIPTFHNPTGVSLSSERRQQILQMARTYDFYLIEDDVYGFLSYREPAPLALKSLDAEGRVIYLLGFSKILAPGLRLGALVAGNGLLPEILSTKRTSDLTCSPILQRCLSGYLRKRHLTTHLQKLRHFYQERLEAVCGAAEIHLSGCGWRKPEGGLCFWVNLPQGINERDFYLEAAERGVGIMPGRAFFPQLRHEAYMRLSFGSNPPQRLIQGISLLGELLEEHGRRRLALASRAGRAVAQVV